One region of Candidatus Saccharibacteria bacterium genomic DNA includes:
- a CDS encoding ATP-binding protein has product MVKLQPTKPLLIMLYGMPGSGKTFFSRQLCEQLAAAHVQGDRIRDELFENPSYSKEENHIVASLMAYMTSEFLQAGISVVFDTNAMRLSQRRALRNLAIKAAAHPILLWLQIDPDSAFKRSSKRDRRKHDDHYAQEMEPGTFRELMSGMQNPEITENYLVLSGKHVFNTQKNAVIRYLVEKRLIALDNTPAQLSKPGLVNIVPNPAAGRVDLSRRNISVR; this is encoded by the coding sequence ATGGTAAAATTACAACCGACAAAACCGCTGCTTATCATGCTTTATGGCATGCCCGGGTCAGGCAAGACATTTTTTTCGCGGCAACTCTGCGAACAACTTGCGGCCGCCCACGTTCAAGGCGATCGTATTCGGGATGAACTTTTTGAAAATCCATCGTACAGCAAAGAAGAAAATCATATCGTTGCCAGCCTGATGGCGTACATGACCAGCGAATTCTTACAGGCAGGGATCAGCGTGGTTTTCGACACAAACGCTATGCGATTATCGCAGCGCCGTGCCCTTAGAAATCTTGCTATCAAAGCCGCGGCTCATCCTATTTTGCTGTGGTTGCAAATTGACCCAGACTCGGCTTTTAAGCGCTCTAGCAAACGCGACCGCCGCAAACACGATGACCACTACGCTCAAGAAATGGAGCCAGGAACGTTCCGTGAGCTCATGTCTGGCATGCAAAACCCTGAAATTACCGAAAACTACCTTGTTCTTAGCGGTAAACATGTCTTTAACACTCAAAAAAACGCTGTTATTCGCTACCTTGTCGAAAAACGGTTGATAGCTCTCGATAACACCCCAGCACAGCTAAGTAAACCCGGTCTTGTCAACATTGTGCCAAACCCTGCTGCCGGTCGAGTAGATCTGTCTCGGCGCAACATAAGCGTCCGCTAA
- a CDS encoding PAS domain S-box protein yields MSGKNRPAGLIADAAIEHERLQSLIGSMADGVITVDDDIRVVLYNGAALNILDTNRSISGKNLKQLLQLFDKNGHHVDAESLVQGCERATSNRDLLLHYDDGSRINLYLSVAPVHLGYGAAGDRGYVLLLRDITHEKSLEEERDEFISVVSHELRTPIAIAEANISNAQFIIDKAGGDHVTVEALKQAHEQIMFLAGMVNDLSTLSRAERGKLTLEISAFNAYQLVTNLVDGYATEAKTKGLILRADVSPHLETMSSSELYVREILQNFVTNAIKYTEKGSVIVGAQPKDDGVLFTVSDTGIGISKGDEERVFDKFFRSEDYRTRATTGTGLGLYVTMKLARLIHADINLTTELNHGSTFSIFIPNLK; encoded by the coding sequence ATGAGTGGGAAAAATCGGCCCGCCGGTCTTATTGCAGACGCGGCAATCGAACACGAACGCCTCCAGAGTCTAATCGGGAGTATGGCAGACGGCGTCATCACGGTCGATGACGACATACGGGTAGTGCTATACAATGGTGCCGCACTAAATATTCTCGATACTAACCGATCAATCTCTGGCAAAAATCTTAAGCAGCTCTTGCAGCTCTTTGACAAAAACGGGCATCATGTCGACGCCGAATCACTTGTTCAGGGCTGCGAACGAGCCACGAGCAACCGCGACCTGTTACTACATTATGACGACGGAAGCCGCATAAACCTATATCTATCAGTAGCACCGGTACATCTTGGATATGGTGCAGCCGGTGATAGAGGCTACGTCTTACTGCTGCGTGACATTACCCATGAAAAATCGCTAGAAGAAGAACGTGACGAGTTTATTTCTGTCGTTAGCCATGAACTTCGTACTCCGATTGCAATAGCTGAAGCCAATATTAGCAATGCCCAGTTCATTATTGACAAAGCCGGCGGCGATCACGTCACAGTAGAAGCGCTTAAACAGGCTCACGAGCAAATTATGTTTCTTGCGGGAATGGTTAACGACTTGTCGACACTGAGCCGTGCTGAACGAGGCAAGCTCACCCTAGAAATTTCTGCCTTCAACGCCTACCAACTAGTAACCAATCTCGTAGACGGCTATGCGACTGAGGCAAAAACCAAAGGGCTCATACTGCGCGCCGACGTCAGCCCCCACCTTGAAACTATGTCTTCGAGCGAGTTATACGTGCGCGAAATATTGCAGAATTTTGTGACCAATGCTATTAAATACACCGAGAAGGGAAGTGTCATTGTTGGCGCTCAACCAAAGGATGACGGGGTGCTGTTTACCGTGTCAGATACCGGCATTGGTATTAGTAAGGGCGACGAAGAGCGGGTGTTCGACAAATTCTTTAGAAGTGAAGATTATCGGACGCGCGCCACCACAGGAACAGGGTTGGGGCTTTACGTCACCATGAAACTGGCTCGCCTCATTCACGCCGATATAAATCTAACAACCGAGCTAAACCATGGCTCAACTTTCTCCATTTTCATCCCGAATCTCAAGTAA
- a CDS encoding FAD-binding oxidoreductase: MSKVAHYLQEHLLGEVMTSIDARRYFSTDCSVFSVAPSIIVYPRNEQDVRKTTRFAWQLAERGRIIPITPRGWGTDVTGGALGSGIMVVFPAHMNRIVSLDQKTGIVVVEPGLNYGRLQQTLQTHERFLPPYPASIEYSTIGGAVGNNAAGEKSVKYGVTRDYVKSLRVVLANGEVIETGRITRRELSKKLGLTTFEGEVYRSLDTIMEENRDLIQKTVRNTSKNNSGYNLFDIKRKDGSFDLTPLFVGSQGTLGIVTEITCETEPHNPENIVFAAFFESIQAVADAAQELRDLSDTPSAIEFVDGKLLQIVNQLNPNQLKTVIPSVVPAGVLIVELDNPNDRRRKKNVKKIRNIFEKHAQTFREESQPAAQAELWKIRHASASLLSHSEGQNKSIPLIEDGVVPISKTAEFVAEIYALFGALKLDVAIWGHMGDGNLHVQPFLDLSQLGDRQKAFKLMDQYYDLVIRLGGSTTGQHNDGRLRERYVEKMYGAEAYELFKKIKQIFDPFSILNPGVKINMTGEDSRSALRTNYSLDSLYKHMPRS; encoded by the coding sequence ATGAGTAAAGTCGCACACTACTTGCAAGAGCATTTACTCGGTGAAGTAATGACCAGCATCGATGCACGGCGTTATTTTTCGACAGACTGCAGTGTTTTTAGTGTTGCGCCAAGCATAATTGTTTACCCCAGGAACGAGCAAGATGTTCGTAAAACAACACGTTTTGCCTGGCAACTAGCCGAACGAGGACGCATTATACCGATAACGCCACGTGGCTGGGGCACCGATGTCACTGGCGGCGCACTCGGCAGCGGCATTATGGTCGTTTTTCCTGCTCACATGAATCGTATCGTTTCGCTTGATCAAAAAACCGGTATTGTGGTGGTAGAGCCAGGGCTCAACTACGGTCGGCTTCAACAAACACTGCAAACTCACGAACGCTTTTTACCACCGTACCCCGCCAGTATCGAATACAGTACCATTGGGGGAGCCGTAGGCAACAACGCCGCTGGAGAAAAATCTGTTAAATACGGTGTTACACGTGATTATGTCAAGTCACTACGCGTCGTTCTGGCTAATGGCGAAGTTATTGAGACAGGGCGCATTACTCGACGAGAACTAAGTAAAAAACTTGGGCTCACCACATTTGAAGGTGAGGTATACCGCTCCCTTGACACGATTATGGAAGAAAACCGCGACTTAATCCAAAAAACCGTACGAAATACTAGTAAGAATAACTCTGGCTATAACCTGTTTGATATTAAGCGCAAAGATGGCAGTTTTGACCTGACACCTCTGTTTGTCGGGTCTCAAGGCACACTCGGTATTGTGACGGAAATTACCTGCGAAACTGAACCCCATAACCCCGAAAACATTGTATTTGCCGCTTTTTTTGAAAGCATACAAGCAGTAGCAGATGCAGCCCAAGAATTACGAGATTTGTCCGATACCCCTAGTGCAATAGAATTTGTGGATGGTAAGCTGCTGCAAATAGTCAATCAGCTCAACCCCAACCAGTTAAAGACTGTCATACCAAGCGTCGTTCCAGCCGGTGTTTTGATTGTTGAGCTCGATAACCCAAACGACCGTCGAAGAAAAAAGAATGTCAAAAAAATCCGTAACATTTTTGAAAAACACGCACAAACCTTTCGCGAAGAAAGCCAGCCTGCCGCTCAAGCTGAATTATGGAAAATACGACATGCCTCGGCAAGCTTACTGTCGCATAGTGAAGGTCAGAACAAATCGATTCCCCTCATAGAAGACGGCGTTGTGCCCATCAGTAAAACTGCCGAATTTGTTGCCGAAATATACGCCCTGTTTGGCGCTCTCAAGCTCGATGTAGCCATTTGGGGCCACATGGGTGATGGCAATCTGCACGTCCAGCCGTTTCTAGACTTGAGCCAGCTAGGTGACAGGCAAAAAGCGTTCAAACTAATGGATCAATACTACGATCTTGTTATTCGGCTGGGTGGTTCAACAACCGGACAGCACAACGATGGTCGCTTGCGCGAGCGATACGTAGAAAAAATGTACGGCGCTGAAGCTTATGAATTATTTAAGAAAATTAAACAAATATTTGACCCGTTTTCCATTTTGAACCCCGGTGTCAAAATCAACATGACTGGTGAAGACAGTCGCTCGGCTTTGCGAACAAATTATTCACTTGATTCTCTCTACAAACACATGCCCCGGAGTTAA
- a CDS encoding peptide ABC transporter substrate-binding protein, translated as MNVINRATKLRLRRSLRNRQKQVESVTSRAETSFDSNFIDRLERLLDVKRFVLGWLLLVVSLATVTALQTVQLNSYYLHPGPVAGGKFNEGMLGTYSNANPIYATGPVDTSVSRLLFAGLLKYGVNNELVGDLATGYTVDASGRQYTLTLKPGLTWHDGTAITAKDVVFTYQLIQNPDTRSPLLSSWQGIVVAASNPNTVVFTLPSALTAFPHSLTTGIVPFHILGDVPVFQLRSDSFNTTTPVGAGPFMWDNLQLGSGAGTGDATTLISLKAFQNYNAGAPKLDGFVLHVYDEEDQLVAAYKKRSIEAIAGVKNVPEALKNDTSVYLSKFTTTAATMLFFRTSEGLLADATVRKALALATDRQALIEELGGGLRPVNAPLLIGQLGYAKEYAQTQYDPALAISLLEKAGWVQGKNGVRSKNNQPLSFVVIGEDTPDNQTLLKQVKGLWKGIGADIQVQLLPRSDFQSSVETHSYAALLYRISIGPDPDVYAYWSSTQADPRSNNRLNFSEYKSAVADAALEGGRTRQDPLVRAQKYKPFLKAWQEDTPAIGLYQPVALYLTRGQVNGLVEHTINTDADRYYSVTEWAVKTGYLPK; from the coding sequence ATGAATGTTATAAATCGTGCGACAAAACTTCGGCTTCGACGGTCGCTTCGTAATCGCCAAAAGCAAGTCGAATCAGTCACATCACGCGCTGAGACAAGTTTTGACTCCAACTTTATAGATCGTCTGGAACGATTACTGGATGTGAAGCGATTTGTTTTAGGTTGGCTGCTGCTGGTTGTTTCACTGGCAACCGTAACCGCCTTACAAACCGTACAGCTGAACAGCTATTATTTGCACCCAGGGCCAGTGGCAGGGGGTAAGTTTAATGAAGGGATGCTAGGTACCTATAGTAATGCAAATCCTATTTATGCAACAGGACCCGTCGACACCAGTGTTTCGCGGCTGCTTTTTGCGGGGCTGTTGAAATATGGCGTCAACAACGAACTCGTTGGCGATTTAGCAACCGGCTATACGGTAGATGCCTCGGGTCGACAGTACACACTGACTTTGAAACCTGGACTAACATGGCATGACGGTACGGCGATTACAGCAAAAGATGTTGTTTTTACATACCAGCTTATACAAAATCCAGACACACGGTCGCCGTTGCTTAGCAGCTGGCAGGGTATAGTGGTTGCCGCCTCCAACCCTAATACTGTTGTGTTTACCTTGCCAAGTGCATTAACTGCCTTTCCGCATAGTCTGACAACGGGTATTGTGCCGTTTCATATACTCGGAGACGTGCCTGTTTTTCAGCTTCGCTCTGACAGCTTCAACACAACTACCCCTGTTGGCGCGGGTCCGTTTATGTGGGACAATCTCCAGCTAGGTAGCGGCGCAGGCACAGGCGATGCAACAACGCTGATTTCATTGAAGGCTTTTCAGAATTACAATGCTGGTGCTCCAAAGCTAGACGGGTTTGTTCTGCATGTTTACGACGAAGAAGATCAGCTTGTGGCGGCATATAAAAAACGTTCTATCGAAGCTATTGCCGGTGTAAAAAATGTTCCTGAAGCCCTAAAAAATGATACATCAGTCTATTTAAGTAAATTTACTACCACCGCGGCGACGATGCTATTTTTTAGAACAAGTGAGGGTTTGCTGGCGGACGCTACGGTACGCAAGGCGTTGGCACTGGCGACCGATAGGCAGGCACTTATTGAGGAGCTAGGCGGTGGCCTACGCCCTGTTAACGCACCGCTACTGATTGGGCAGCTTGGCTATGCCAAAGAGTACGCGCAGACACAGTATGACCCCGCTCTAGCTATTAGTCTTCTTGAGAAAGCGGGATGGGTTCAAGGGAAAAATGGCGTCCGTAGCAAAAATAATCAGCCGCTGAGTTTTGTTGTGATTGGCGAAGATACGCCTGATAATCAAACCCTCTTAAAGCAGGTGAAGGGGCTCTGGAAGGGCATTGGCGCCGACATACAGGTGCAACTCTTACCAAGGTCGGATTTCCAAAGTTCTGTAGAAACACATTCATACGCTGCTTTACTATACCGTATATCCATTGGCCCCGATCCCGATGTATACGCTTACTGGAGCAGTACCCAGGCTGACCCGCGCAGTAATAACAGATTAAATTTCTCTGAATATAAATCGGCTGTTGCTGACGCAGCGCTTGAAGGCGGAAGAACGCGTCAAGACCCACTCGTGCGCGCGCAAAAATACAAACCTTTTTTGAAGGCATGGCAAGAAGACACACCGGCGATTGGGCTATACCAACCGGTTGCTCTATACCTGACGCGCGGTCAGGTAAATGGCCTGGTGGAACACACCATAAACACTGACGCCGACCGCTACTACTCAGTAACTGAGTGGGCAGTCAAAACCGGATATCTCCCCAAGTAA
- a CDS encoding M48 family metallopeptidase, translated as MATKIIEVPEIGFVSFTKTAQSKSIRISVTAHGVRVTLPRWTPYFTAVTFVRQHTDWIRLELAKTTPTTLKEGDKIGKLHNLHFEQIPERSEAKSRVTATKLIIYYHPGETLTSEAVQTRAEQAAIRALKKEARVLLVPRLQAKAEKNSLTCGTVTIKHLKRRWGSCDSNGNITLNLFLMQLSWQQIDYVICHELAHTQHMNHSAAFWQAVESLIPDARMIAKRVRHIQPALIPRPSTEPLEE; from the coding sequence ATGGCCACCAAAATTATTGAGGTGCCCGAAATTGGCTTTGTTTCATTTACAAAAACAGCTCAAAGTAAATCAATACGTATAAGCGTAACTGCGCACGGTGTACGCGTGACGTTACCACGCTGGACGCCCTATTTTACTGCTGTAACTTTTGTACGCCAGCACACTGATTGGATTCGCCTTGAGCTTGCAAAAACAACTCCCACAACCTTGAAAGAGGGCGACAAAATTGGAAAACTACATAACCTGCATTTTGAGCAAATTCCAGAACGAAGTGAAGCGAAGTCACGCGTAACAGCGACAAAACTGATAATATATTACCACCCAGGTGAAACCCTCACCTCAGAAGCGGTGCAAACGCGCGCCGAGCAAGCCGCTATACGCGCCCTAAAAAAGGAAGCTCGTGTGTTACTGGTGCCTCGGTTACAAGCAAAGGCCGAAAAAAACTCGCTGACGTGCGGCACCGTGACAATTAAACATTTGAAACGTCGCTGGGGCAGCTGCGACAGCAATGGCAACATAACGTTAAACCTTTTCCTTATGCAACTCAGCTGGCAGCAGATCGATTATGTTATATGTCATGAGCTAGCACATACCCAGCATATGAATCACAGCGCTGCTTTTTGGCAGGCAGTTGAGAGTCTGATTCCCGATGCCCGCATGATTGCCAAACGTGTTCGTCATATTCAGCCCGCGCTTATTCCACGGCCATCCACCGAACCCCTAGAAGAGTAG
- a CDS encoding glycosyltransferase family 2 protein, with product MYVWLGLWAVVAALEALLYAFGSKILQRTLSGRLAVSLVLGTALVVVDVGLLLNAWKYWLLAVFITPYRLVNLARFVKHRLHVERLRAVSLRAHGWQITAQLVLLGLCLALHTVPLTTLVALVASAQLLGVLTLLRASMQTWEHAKPVPLAKHYSNSQLPSVSVLIPARDETEALRVCLDSLVANDYPRLEILVLDDCSVSKKTPEIIRSYAQSGVRFIKGELPPEDWIAKNYGYEQLRRDASGDVLLYCGVDTVFEPRAIRAIVETMLSREKEMMSVLPTRAATEDKTVSFLQTMRYYWELCLPRRMFKRPPVLSTCWIVRKDLLQEFGGLGAVSQSVSPEAHFAKLAVAKDIYTFVRSHGDLQIHSTKTLGEQFNTTVRLRYPQLHRRLELVAATTLFELFFFIGPFVGLPVSFLLPHTGAYFAIWFGAVLAVELMYYLIAVQTKLNSAWVAFVTAPFGFAADVVMLHISMLRYEFGTVNWKGRNVCIPVMRVEPRLPKVS from the coding sequence GCTTTTGGCTCAAAAATACTGCAACGGACCTTGTCTGGCAGATTGGCTGTATCTCTGGTGCTTGGTACGGCACTTGTTGTAGTAGATGTTGGGTTACTACTGAACGCCTGGAAGTACTGGTTGCTAGCCGTATTTATCACCCCTTACCGGCTCGTCAATCTGGCACGGTTTGTGAAGCACCGTTTGCACGTTGAACGTTTGCGGGCTGTGTCTTTACGTGCGCATGGCTGGCAGATTACCGCTCAGCTAGTACTTCTTGGCCTTTGTTTGGCACTGCATACTGTTCCGCTAACGACGTTGGTTGCATTGGTTGCCTCGGCGCAACTGCTTGGTGTGCTTACATTGCTAAGAGCAAGTATGCAAACGTGGGAACATGCTAAGCCAGTACCCCTGGCCAAGCACTACTCTAACAGCCAACTGCCGAGTGTCAGTGTGCTCATACCGGCGCGCGACGAAACAGAGGCTCTGCGTGTTTGTTTGGACAGTCTTGTTGCAAACGATTACCCAAGGCTAGAAATACTGGTGCTAGACGATTGCTCTGTTAGCAAAAAAACGCCTGAAATAATCCGCAGCTATGCTCAGTCCGGTGTACGTTTCATAAAGGGCGAGCTACCGCCGGAGGATTGGATTGCTAAAAACTACGGTTATGAACAACTCCGCCGCGATGCCTCCGGTGATGTGCTTCTGTACTGTGGTGTCGATACAGTGTTTGAACCGCGAGCAATTCGCGCAATTGTGGAAACAATGTTGTCTCGAGAAAAAGAAATGATGAGCGTTTTACCGACGCGCGCTGCTACTGAAGATAAAACAGTGTCGTTTTTGCAAACCATGCGGTACTATTGGGAACTGTGTTTGCCAAGAAGAATGTTTAAACGTCCGCCAGTGCTCAGCACCTGTTGGATTGTCCGTAAAGACTTGCTGCAGGAATTTGGCGGTCTGGGCGCTGTCTCGCAAAGTGTTTCTCCGGAGGCACATTTTGCAAAATTGGCTGTCGCTAAAGACATATATACGTTTGTACGAAGCCACGGTGATTTGCAAATTCACAGTACTAAGACCTTGGGCGAACAGTTTAATACGACTGTGCGCTTACGCTATCCGCAGCTTCACAGGCGCCTCGAATTGGTTGCGGCCACAACGCTTTTTGAGCTCTTCTTTTTCATTGGGCCATTTGTAGGGCTACCCGTTAGTTTTCTACTGCCTCACACCGGCGCGTATTTTGCGATATGGTTTGGAGCAGTGCTAGCCGTTGAGCTCATGTACTACCTAATTGCCGTGCAGACAAAGCTCAATAGCGCCTGGGTAGCCTTTGTAACCGCGCCTTTTGGCTTTGCGGCAGACGTTGTGATGCTGCACATTTCTATGCTGCGATACGAGTTTGGCACGGTAAATTGGAAAGGGCGCAATGTCTGCATACCTGTTATGCGCGTCGAACCCCGCCTTCCCAAGGTAAGTTGA